The nucleotide window AAAAGATCGGATGTTTTGGATTGACCGAACCGGCCGCGGGATCGGATGTGGTCGGTATTCAAACCACCGCCGTCAAAGCTGGCGATAATTATATTCTCAATGGCGAAAAGATGTGGATATCATTGGCCGACCTGGCTGATTATTCATTAATATTCGCCTGGACCGATTTGGAAAAGAAAAAAGTCCGCGACCATCGCGGTATATCAGCTTTTATCATTGAAAACAAATATGAAGGCGTTTCGACCGGTTCGATTCATGGCAAACTCGGAGTACGCGCCGGGAACACCGGATACATATCGATGACCGACGTTGTTGTGCCTGCCGGAAATATGCTCGGTGAACGGGGCGAAGGATTCAAAATCGCCATGTTCTGTCTTGACCAGGGCCGCTACACTGTCGCCTCCGGATCGACCGGACTTATCCGGGCCTGCCGGGACGCCTGCGTCAAATATGCCCATGAGCGGGAGACGTTCAACTCGCCCATAGCTCATCATCAATTAGTCAAACAGATGATCGCCAATATGGAAGCGGGATATGAATATTCGCGGCTACTCTGGATCAAAGCCGGATGGAAAAAGAATCTGGGTGAGCCCAATTCCCGAGAATCATCACTGGCCAAATGGATC belongs to Candidatus Zixiibacteriota bacterium and includes:
- a CDS encoding acyl-CoA dehydrogenase family protein, whose product is MISFEFTDSQLEVQRMARELAEKKIIPHISEQDRNQAHDPQFLKDMADADLLGFCLPEKYGGLGMDYISLGLACEEMEYGDTSARVVLSVHVGLYSLPLCTWGSEELKQKYLVPCTSGKKIGCFGLTEPAAGSDVVGIQTTAVKAGDNYILNGEKMWISLADLADYSLIFAWTDLEKKKVRDHRGISAFIIENKYEGVSTGSIHGKLGVRAGNTGYISMTDVVVPAGNMLGERGEGFKIAMFCLDQGRYTVASGSTGLIRACRDACVKYAHERETFNSPIAHHQLVKQMIANMEAGYEYSRLLWIKAGWKKNLGEPNSRESSLAKWIACREAEQAAADAVQVHGAYGYSDEYPVERFYRNAKGASLYEGTREIHTIMQGDYALGLREDKPLRIHLPIVEQG